Proteins from a genomic interval of Triplophysa dalaica isolate WHDGS20190420 chromosome 13, ASM1584641v1, whole genome shotgun sequence:
- the insm1a gene encoding LOW QUALITY PROTEIN: insulinoma-associated protein 1a (The sequence of the model RefSeq protein was modified relative to this genomic sequence to represent the inferred CDS: deleted 1 base in 1 codon): MPRGFLVKRNKKAIPVSYRIREDENEARGAFPAAQDASAPSTHIPASPRTDAGALSISQQAKPVQFGIPETVYRSVYSPTRPVSREHERACLERRFNLGSPISAESFPAVPNGSDHVPFAPVDLKIGTSNSNRTGTSNPVPVATKRSSSDSERKGKPASKKAKAMRKLQFEDEMTTSPVLGLLKIKEGPLEQKPRSQMSAGDKPLGEFVCQLCREAYADPFSLAQHKCSRIVRIEYRCPECDKLFSCPANLASHRRWHKPKQQNPTGTNPESNKTPASVKSEEPKETTSDRDTPSPGLSESGSEDGLYDCQHCGKKFKRQAYLKKHVMAHHDVHDGFPAPDKSQVPLNLSASECNLCPVCGESFPSRANQERHIRLHHSAQVYPCKYCPAMFYSSPGLTRHINKCHPSENRQVILLQMPVRPAC, from the exons ATGCCTAGAGGATTTTTAgtgaagagaaataaaaaagcgATACCTGTTTCGTACCGGATCCGTGAGGATGAGAATGAAGCGCGGGGAGCGTTTCCAGCCGCGCAGGATGCCAGCGCACCGTCTACGCACATCCCAGCATCGCCGCGCACGGATGCAGGCGCCCTGAGCATCTCGCAGCAAGCCAAACCGGTGCAGTTCGGGATCCCGGAGACGGTGTACAGGTCCGTGTACAGTCCGACGCGTCCCGTGAGCAGAGAGCACGAGAGGGCGTGTTTGGAGAGGCGGTTCAATCTGGGCTCGCCCATTTCAGCGGAATCCTTCCCAGCTGTGCCCAACGGCTCGGATCACGTCCCGTTCGCTCCCGTGGATCTAAAAATAGGCACCAGCAACAGCAACCGAACCGGTACCAGCAACCCGGTCCCAGTAGCCACCAAAAGGTCCTCGTCGGATAGCGAGCGCAAAGGCAAACCGGCATCCAAGAAAGCCAAGGCCATGAGGAAATTGCAGTTTGAGGACGAGATGACCACCTCGCCAGTGCTGGGCTTG TTGAAAATCAAAGAGGGTCCGTTGGAGCAGAAACCCAGATCTCAGATGTCAGCCGGTGACAAGCCGCTGGGCGAGTTCGTCTGTCAGTTGTGCAGAGAGGCGTACGCTGACCCCTTCTCTCTGGCTCAGCACAAATGCTCCAGGATCGTCCGTATCGAGTACAGGTGCCCCGAATGTGACAAGCTTTTCAGCTGCCCGGCGAATCTGGCGTCACACCGGCGCTGGCACAAGCCGAAGCAGCAAAACCCGACGGGCACCAACCCGGAGAGCAATAAGACGCCCGCGTCCGTAAAGAGCGAGGAGCCGAAAGAGACGACCAGCGACAGGGACACTCCCAGCCCCGGACTTTCCGAATCGGGCTCCGAGGACGGCCTCTACGATTGCCAACACTGCGGCAAGAAGTTCAAACGCCAGGCGTACTTGAAAAAGCACGTGATGGCCCATCACGACGTTCACGACGGCTTCCCAGCACCAGACAAGAGCCAAGTACCATTGAACCTGAGCGCGTCAGAGTGCAACCTGTGCCCGGTGTGCGGGGAGAGCTTCCCCAGCAGAGCCAACCAGGAGAGACACATCCGCCTGCATCACTCCGCGCAGGTGTATCCTTGCAAATACTGCCCGGCCATGTTCTACAGCTCGCCTGGACTTACGAGACACATCAACAAGTGTCATCCGTCGGAGAACAGGCAGGTGATTCTCCTCCAGATGCCCGTGCGTCCTGCCTGCTGA